One region of Faecalibacter bovis genomic DNA includes:
- the map gene encoding type I methionyl aminopeptidase → MIHLKSKEELELMYLSAQLVSKTLGMLAKEIKPGITTNYLDKLGGEFIRDNGGYPAFLGMYDFPKNLCISPNEQVVHGIPNDTPIQEGDILSVDCGVYMNDFYGDHAYTFAVGEIDAEAEKLLRVTKESLYKGIEQMQKGNRIGDIGNAIQVHCEKEGYGIVRELVGHGLGRKMHEDPQVPNYGKKGTGKKIENGLVLAIEPMTNMGTEKVKFHKDGWTVTTRDNKYSAHFEHDVCVVDGKPKLLSTFQYIYDALGIVSDEETPFLFKP, encoded by the coding sequence ATGATACATTTAAAAAGTAAAGAAGAATTAGAATTAATGTACCTAAGTGCACAATTAGTGTCTAAAACATTAGGTATGTTAGCAAAAGAAATCAAACCAGGAATCACTACTAATTATTTAGATAAATTAGGCGGTGAATTCATTCGTGATAACGGTGGATATCCTGCATTTCTAGGAATGTATGATTTTCCTAAAAACTTATGTATTTCTCCGAACGAACAAGTTGTTCACGGTATTCCAAACGATACACCAATACAAGAAGGCGATATTCTTTCTGTAGATTGTGGTGTGTACATGAATGATTTTTACGGTGACCACGCATATACTTTTGCTGTTGGTGAAATTGATGCTGAAGCTGAAAAATTATTACGTGTTACGAAAGAATCTTTATACAAAGGAATTGAGCAAATGCAAAAAGGTAATCGTATTGGCGATATCGGAAACGCAATTCAAGTTCATTGTGAAAAAGAAGGTTACGGAATCGTTCGAGAATTAGTTGGACATGGCTTAGGTCGTAAAATGCACGAAGATCCTCAAGTTCCAAATTACGGAAAAAAAGGAACTGGTAAAAAAATTGAAAACGGATTAGTTTTAGCGATCGAACCAATGACAAATATGGGAACTGAAAAAGTTAAATTCCATAAAGATGGTTGGACAGTTACAACTCGTGATAATAAATATTCAGCACACTTCGAACATGATGTTTGTGTTGTAGATGGGAAACCAAAATTATTATCTACATTCCAATACATTTATGATGCATTAGGAATTGTATCTGACGAAGAAACTCCATTTTTATTTAAACCATAA
- a CDS encoding class I SAM-dependent methyltransferase, producing MNIVPRPLLIQGSYIVRPFIVWYMRGNRFVDPIDNQGYKNLLPYGYENQRDNVLSPGTYSLERHRLMWLYLKNETDFFTKSAKVLHIAPEQSFIKRFRNLKHLDYTTSDLESPLADVKADICDLPFEDNSYDVIFCNHVLEHIPDDAKAMSELFRVMKPGGWGILQVPISYQREVTYEDPTITSKEDRRREFGQYDHVRVYGMDYYKRLENAGFIVEQVDYTKQIPASDVEKYCLEKGEILPVVRKPL from the coding sequence ATGAACATTGTTCCACGTCCTTTGTTAATCCAAGGAAGTTACATTGTTCGACCATTTATTGTTTGGTACATGCGAGGGAATCGTTTTGTAGATCCAATTGATAATCAAGGGTACAAAAATTTATTACCATACGGTTACGAAAATCAACGTGATAATGTACTTTCTCCTGGAACTTATTCTTTAGAAAGACACCGTTTGATGTGGTTATATTTGAAAAACGAAACGGATTTTTTTACGAAATCGGCTAAAGTTTTACATATCGCACCCGAGCAATCGTTTATCAAACGTTTCAGAAATTTAAAACATTTAGATTATACAACCAGCGATTTAGAATCTCCTTTGGCTGATGTAAAAGCTGATATTTGTGATTTACCTTTTGAAGATAATTCATACGATGTTATTTTCTGTAATCACGTGTTAGAGCATATTCCTGATGATGCAAAAGCAATGTCTGAATTGTTCAGAGTAATGAAACCAGGAGGTTGGGGAATTTTACAAGTGCCTATTTCGTACCAGAGAGAAGTTACTTACGAAGATCCTACAATCACTTCAAAAGAAGATCGTCGTCGCGAGTTTGGTCAATATGATCACGTTCGTGTTTACGGAATGGATTATTACAAACGTCTGGAAAATGCAGGTTTTATTGTAGAACAAGTAGACTACACAAAACAAATTCCGGCATCGGATGTTGAAAAATATTGTTTAGAAAAAGGCGAAATTCTACCTGTTGTTAGAAAACCTTTATAA
- the polA gene encoding DNA polymerase I, which yields MNQDKRLFLLDAYALIFRGYYAFIKNPRINSKGFNTSAVMGFMNSLFDVLRREQPTHLAVVFDVGEATVRTVDYAEYKGNRDETPEAIREGVPVIQELLHALKIPVLFAEGYEADDVIGTLAKKAEQHGYVTYMVTPDKDFGQLVSDNIKMYRPPANGKGVEIWGIEEIKEKFGVDEPIQVIDYLGMMGDAVDNIPGLPGVGAKTASKYIKEFGSLENLLANTHLLKGKAKEKIEANKELGLLSKKLATILIDAPVDFDEEDLLVCPPDLDKVTELFNELEFRRMLETVYKIYGLDASGIIQEAQEEISKASQENVASDPAGQQSLFDFTSDKEIVPQNSVYTNAASTDHFYQLIDTPKARNLLIKKLNGLTEFCFDTETTSLEALEAELVGISFSYEKGKGYYVPFPSDFDAAQALINEFKDVLENESIAKIGQNLKYDIKVLAKYGVEVKGNNFDTMIAHYLINPDMRHNMDVLSETYLNYQPIKIEELIGKKGKNQKVFNEVELDTQTEYAVEDADITYQLKTLFQPELVKANTYKLFTDLEMPLMQVLAEMELEGINLDVPFLKELSVKHQAKLEELEAKIHADAGEEFNLNSPRQLGEILFDKLELDPKAKKTKTGQYATGEEVISKLKDKHPIINDILQYRQLQKLKSTYIDALPELVNPKTGRVHTTYMQTVAATGRLSSTNPNLQNIPIRSEEGQQIRKAFVARDENHVIISADYSQIELRLIAQMSQDPAMVEAFKSGEDIHASTAAKVFNVALDEVTREQRSQAKTVNFGIIYGVSAFGLADQANVSRKEAKELIDAYYQTYPTLKSYIEKQVDIAREQGFVETLMGRRRYLKDINSRNGVVRSHAERNAVNAPIQGTAADIVKMAMIEIQRELKKNFKTKMLLQVHDELIFDAPKDELEAVSKMIKEKMEAAASFDVPLIAEVGVGANWYEAH from the coding sequence ATGAATCAAGATAAAAGATTATTTCTTTTAGATGCTTATGCCTTAATTTTTAGAGGGTATTATGCATTCATCAAAAATCCACGCATCAATTCGAAAGGATTCAATACTTCTGCAGTAATGGGGTTTATGAATTCTCTTTTCGATGTTTTACGTCGCGAACAACCAACACATTTAGCTGTTGTTTTTGATGTTGGTGAAGCAACTGTTCGTACCGTTGATTATGCTGAATACAAAGGTAATCGTGACGAAACGCCAGAAGCAATCCGTGAAGGTGTTCCTGTAATTCAGGAATTATTGCACGCTTTAAAGATTCCAGTTTTATTTGCTGAAGGTTACGAGGCAGATGATGTCATTGGAACTTTAGCTAAAAAGGCAGAACAACACGGTTATGTAACATATATGGTGACGCCTGATAAGGATTTTGGGCAATTAGTTTCTGATAATATCAAAATGTATCGTCCACCTGCAAATGGAAAAGGCGTTGAGATTTGGGGTATCGAAGAAATCAAAGAAAAATTTGGTGTAGATGAACCAATCCAAGTGATTGATTATTTAGGAATGATGGGTGATGCTGTGGATAATATTCCAGGATTACCAGGAGTTGGAGCAAAAACAGCAAGTAAATACATCAAAGAATTTGGTTCGTTAGAAAATCTTTTAGCAAATACACATTTATTAAAAGGTAAGGCAAAAGAGAAAATCGAAGCGAATAAAGAATTAGGTCTTTTATCAAAGAAATTAGCAACAATTCTTATCGATGCGCCAGTTGATTTTGATGAAGAAGATTTATTAGTTTGTCCACCAGATTTAGATAAAGTAACGGAGTTATTTAATGAATTAGAATTCCGTCGTATGCTAGAAACGGTGTATAAAATCTATGGTTTAGATGCATCAGGAATTATTCAGGAAGCGCAAGAAGAAATCTCGAAAGCGTCTCAAGAAAATGTAGCTTCAGATCCAGCTGGACAACAGTCTTTGTTTGATTTTACTTCGGACAAAGAAATTGTTCCACAAAATTCGGTTTATACGAATGCTGCTTCAACCGATCATTTTTATCAATTAATTGATACGCCAAAAGCTAGAAATTTATTGATTAAAAAATTAAATGGTTTAACAGAATTTTGTTTTGATACAGAAACCACTTCATTAGAAGCGTTGGAAGCAGAATTGGTTGGAATCTCATTTTCTTACGAAAAAGGTAAAGGATATTACGTTCCGTTCCCTTCGGATTTTGATGCAGCTCAAGCATTAATCAATGAATTTAAAGATGTTTTAGAAAATGAATCAATAGCTAAAATTGGTCAAAATCTAAAATACGATATTAAAGTATTGGCAAAATATGGTGTGGAAGTGAAAGGAAATAACTTCGATACAATGATTGCGCATTACTTAATTAATCCTGATATGCGCCATAACATGGATGTTTTATCAGAAACATATTTGAATTATCAACCAATTAAAATCGAAGAATTAATCGGTAAAAAAGGAAAGAATCAAAAGGTTTTTAATGAGGTAGAATTAGATACGCAAACTGAATATGCAGTGGAAGATGCGGATATTACTTATCAATTAAAAACATTGTTTCAACCGGAATTGGTTAAGGCAAATACCTATAAATTATTTACAGATTTGGAAATGCCATTGATGCAAGTTTTAGCTGAAATGGAATTGGAAGGAATTAATTTAGATGTTCCATTCTTAAAAGAATTATCTGTTAAGCATCAAGCGAAATTAGAAGAATTAGAAGCTAAAATTCACGCAGATGCAGGTGAAGAATTTAATTTAAATTCGCCTCGTCAATTGGGTGAAATTTTATTTGATAAATTAGAATTAGATCCGAAAGCGAAAAAGACAAAAACAGGTCAATACGCAACAGGAGAAGAAGTAATTTCTAAATTAAAAGATAAACATCCGATTATCAATGATATTTTACAATATCGTCAGTTGCAAAAATTAAAATCGACTTATATTGATGCTTTACCAGAATTGGTAAATCCAAAAACAGGTCGTGTGCATACAACATATATGCAAACAGTTGCAGCAACAGGTCGTTTATCTTCAACAAATCCTAATTTACAGAATATTCCGATTCGTTCGGAAGAAGGACAACAAATTCGTAAAGCATTTGTGGCAAGAGATGAAAATCACGTGATTATTTCTGCCGATTATTCGCAAATAGAATTACGTTTAATCGCTCAAATGTCGCAAGATCCTGCGATGGTTGAGGCTTTTAAAAGTGGAGAAGATATTCACGCTTCAACGGCTGCCAAAGTTTTCAATGTCGCTTTAGATGAGGTAACGCGTGAACAACGTAGCCAAGCAAAAACGGTCAATTTTGGAATTATCTACGGGGTTTCTGCTTTTGGTTTAGCGGATCAAGCTAATGTTTCTCGTAAAGAAGCGAAAGAATTGATTGATGCTTATTATCAAACGTATCCAACGTTAAAATCGTACATCGAAAAACAAGTAGATATCGCACGAGAACAAGGTTTTGTAGAAACTTTGATGGGACGTCGTCGTTATTTGAAAGATATTAATTCGAGAAATGGAGTTGTTCGTTCGCACGCTGAAAGAAATGCTGTAAATGCACCAATCCAAGGTACAGCAGCAGATATCGTGAAAATGGCAATGATTGAAATTCAACGTGAATTGAAGAAAAACTTTAAAACAAAAATGCTTTTACAAGTGCATGATGAGTTAATTTTTGATGCGCCAAAAGATGAATTAGAAGCCGTATCAAAAATGATTAAGGAAAAGATGGAAGCAGCAGCTTCTTTCGATGTTCCTTTAATTGCCGAGGTTGGAGTAGGAGCCAACTGGTACGAAGCACATTAA
- a CDS encoding 2Fe-2S iron-sulfur cluster-binding family protein, whose amino-acid sequence MADIKITIIDREGVSHEVDAPTDMNMNVMELVRAYELAPEGTIGVCGGMAMCASCQCYVHTPEVNLPEMTPDEDAMLGEAFNVQDNSRLGCQLHINEDMDGLVVELAPEY is encoded by the coding sequence ATGGCAGATATAAAAATTACTATTATAGATCGTGAAGGAGTTTCTCATGAAGTAGATGCTCCGACAGATATGAATATGAATGTGATGGAATTAGTTCGTGCATACGAATTAGCACCAGAAGGTACAATCGGTGTTTGTGGTGGTATGGCGATGTGTGCTTCTTGCCAATGTTACGTTCATACGCCAGAAGTAAATTTACCTGAAATGACACCAGACGAAGATGCTATGTTAGGAGAAGCATTCAATGTACAAGATAATTCTCGTTTAGGATGTCAGTTACATATCAATGAAGATATGGACGGATTGGTGGTAGAATTAGCGCCAGAATATTAA
- a CDS encoding TIGR00266 family protein produces the protein MNAHEIDYEIFGEEMQFVEIELDPQETVIAEAGSFMMMEDGIKMETIFGDGSKQTGGIFGKLMNAGKRMLTGEGLFMTTYTNYGQGKKKVSFASPYPGKIIPIDLQEFNGKFICQKDAFLAAAKGVSVGIEFNRKIGTGIFGGEGFIMQKLEGNGMSFIHAGGTLHKKVLQPGEVLKVDTGCIVGFEQTVDYDIEFVGGIKNTLFGGEGVFFATLRGPGTVYVQSLPFSRLADRIIAHAPSAGGSSQGEGSILGGLGRLIDGD, from the coding sequence ATGAATGCACACGAAATAGATTACGAAATTTTTGGAGAAGAAATGCAATTCGTAGAAATCGAATTGGATCCGCAAGAAACGGTTATTGCCGAAGCTGGAAGCTTTATGATGATGGAAGATGGTATTAAAATGGAGACGATCTTCGGTGACGGTTCAAAACAAACAGGAGGAATTTTCGGGAAATTGATGAATGCCGGTAAACGTATGCTAACGGGCGAAGGATTATTCATGACCACTTATACGAATTATGGACAAGGAAAAAAGAAAGTTTCTTTTGCTTCACCTTATCCAGGAAAAATTATTCCGATTGATTTGCAAGAGTTTAATGGTAAATTCATCTGTCAAAAAGATGCTTTTTTAGCTGCTGCAAAAGGAGTTTCGGTTGGAATTGAATTTAACCGTAAAATTGGAACTGGTATTTTTGGTGGAGAAGGTTTCATTATGCAAAAATTAGAAGGAAATGGAATGTCATTTATTCACGCTGGAGGAACATTACACAAAAAAGTTTTACAACCAGGAGAAGTTTTAAAAGTAGATACAGGTTGTATTGTTGGTTTTGAACAAACGGTTGATTACGACATCGAATTTGTTGGTGGAATTAAAAATACTTTATTCGGTGGGGAAGGTGTTTTCTTTGCAACTTTACGCGGACCTGGAACTGTTTACGTACAGTCGTTACCATTTAGCCGATTAGCGGATCGAATAATCGCTCATGCTCCATCAGCTGGTGGATCATCGCAAGGTGAAGGTTCTATTTTAGGTGGATTAGGACGTTTGATTGATGGAGATTAA
- a CDS encoding T9SS type A sorting domain-containing protein, producing MKKLFAFLFGISFFALTNAQNSAVDFYVHDLDKSEGVIYNKLKFGSTYNFLIDHSHNFYYMDHQLKRTTRIPIQPYFLYTDNIINADNEFFRINSSASQLSRILFGGSEEVIIGNVSGLKELGSFQGQKYISFEQGERTKFGRLDRNGFHELVTTHASLFKNSELHDNYFISLYYNKVVVYNILDGTSFTYPFVSTYTFNSSENHEIAYFNNKLYFNTVDVERTLIGLKSNILDLRTNTVSVNTSFQNLYTKIIKVNDKGVFKINPNSTRLHVINPDESIQTVELPYVIPETDFYRENYIGDDRLIIKHNGARGYVEVNVATYTATKHDALEGVSTPIAISGDEIYYLRNNKLYIYNAVTRVSTLYSDELSVIKIFEKNGDEIFINASLPKTGYEMYSINVNTKDLTFYGDANNEPISYPKRFYDINGKTIVLGILNAFVTEGTPQSTRMLESDNNLVHNDEDLSLKVNNNIIFSCKPIGSHEYQNDLCVIDGNNFEFKQLSNDSNNNVKVIDLLAAGATKAYFIGETLQHGKELWVSDGTLNGTRMVKDITLGANSTEIEILYSKETIIGDKFYFIKIYRIGNNLRKELWVSDGTSQGTYKLKDITSLTTSSSYLTAYLVSAKGNNLLFTKRDPNIQNSNLGLYQLNLETLAETKLSNLKDDYGFRDIVVQDDNIYFTEKISIFNNGFSRINARTLEKRIYESSFFVRDDTKTIRDCQDYMLYDDGAFDSQLFVFNNRTNRKLQLPHTYDPYTLTSMCINGRLVLSGNTDGMDSHFVTISDDSFNFHPVTLNGNRYSNRVSLMYYNESTNKMYSRSESEIVEAAGELLITDFDLEPFTLSLANLDDPNKKSLVSIYPNPTSRELFISPKDVTILDYSIYDLTGREIKSFINKSDGNIKIDVSDFLKGIYIINVNTTKGKESKKLIVK from the coding sequence ATGAAAAAATTATTTGCATTCCTTTTTGGGATTTCTTTTTTTGCATTAACAAATGCTCAAAATTCAGCGGTTGATTTTTATGTTCATGATTTAGATAAGAGTGAAGGAGTTATTTATAATAAGCTTAAATTTGGATCGACTTATAATTTCTTGATTGATCATTCTCATAATTTTTATTATATGGATCATCAACTTAAACGAACTACTCGAATTCCAATTCAACCATATTTTCTTTATACAGATAATATCATTAATGCCGATAATGAATTTTTCAGAATCAATTCTTCAGCTAGTCAATTGTCAAGAATTTTATTTGGAGGCTCAGAGGAAGTGATTATAGGAAATGTTTCAGGATTGAAAGAACTTGGAAGTTTTCAAGGGCAAAAATATATTTCTTTCGAACAAGGAGAGCGAACTAAATTTGGACGATTAGATAGAAATGGATTTCATGAATTAGTTACTACTCATGCTAGTTTATTTAAAAATAGCGAATTACACGATAACTATTTCATCTCACTTTATTATAACAAAGTAGTTGTTTATAATATATTAGATGGGACATCTTTTACTTATCCTTTTGTTTCAACATACACTTTTAATTCGTCAGAAAATCACGAAATTGCGTATTTTAATAATAAATTATACTTTAATACAGTTGATGTTGAACGTACATTGATAGGATTAAAATCGAATATTCTTGATCTTCGTACTAATACTGTTTCAGTTAATACAAGTTTCCAAAATTTATACACAAAAATTATAAAGGTTAATGATAAAGGTGTCTTTAAGATTAATCCAAACTCTACACGTTTACATGTAATTAATCCAGATGAATCAATACAAACAGTGGAATTGCCGTATGTGATTCCAGAAACAGATTTTTATCGTGAAAATTATATTGGTGATGATCGTTTGATTATAAAACATAATGGTGCTAGAGGCTATGTTGAAGTAAATGTGGCAACATATACGGCAACAAAACACGATGCTTTAGAAGGAGTTTCAACTCCAATCGCAATTAGTGGGGACGAAATATATTATTTACGTAATAATAAATTATATATCTACAATGCAGTTACAAGAGTAAGTACATTATATAGTGATGAATTATCTGTAATAAAAATTTTTGAAAAAAATGGTGATGAAATTTTTATTAATGCATCATTACCAAAAACTGGTTATGAAATGTATTCTATAAATGTTAATACTAAAGATTTAACTTTTTATGGAGATGCGAATAACGAGCCTATAAGTTATCCGAAAAGATTTTATGATATTAATGGTAAAACTATTGTTTTAGGTATATTAAACGCATTTGTAACAGAAGGAACTCCTCAAAGTACTCGAATGTTAGAAAGTGATAATAATCTTGTTCACAATGATGAAGATCTCTCTTTAAAAGTGAATAACAATATTATCTTTTCATGTAAACCAATAGGAAGCCATGAGTATCAAAATGATTTATGTGTTATTGATGGAAATAATTTTGAGTTTAAGCAATTAAGTAATGATTCTAATAATAATGTAAAAGTTATAGATCTTTTAGCAGCTGGTGCTACAAAAGCTTATTTTATTGGAGAAACTCTTCAACACGGTAAAGAACTATGGGTTTCTGATGGTACCTTAAATGGTACTCGAATGGTAAAGGACATTACTTTAGGTGCTAATTCCACGGAAATTGAAATTTTATATAGTAAAGAAACTATTATTGGAGATAAATTTTATTTTATTAAAATTTATAGAATTGGTAATAATTTGCGAAAAGAATTATGGGTTTCTGACGGTACTTCTCAAGGAACATATAAATTAAAAGATATCACATCATTAACTACGTCAAGCTCGTATTTAACAGCATATTTAGTATCGGCGAAAGGAAATAATTTATTATTTACAAAACGAGATCCAAATATTCAAAATAGTAATTTAGGTTTATATCAACTTAATTTAGAAACTTTAGCAGAAACTAAATTATCCAATCTGAAAGATGATTATGGTTTTCGAGATATTGTTGTACAAGATGATAATATTTATTTTACTGAAAAAATTTCAATTTTTAATAATGGATTTTCAAGAATTAATGCTAGAACATTAGAAAAAAGAATTTACGAATCATCTTTTTTTGTAAGAGACGATACAAAAACAATAAGAGATTGTCAGGATTATATGTTGTATGATGATGGTGCTTTTGATTCTCAATTATTTGTTTTTAATAACAGAACAAATAGGAAACTACAACTTCCACATACATACGATCCGTACACTTTAACATCAATGTGTATTAATGGTCGTTTAGTTTTATCCGGGAATACGGATGGTATGGATTCACATTTTGTAACAATTTCAGACGATAGTTTTAATTTTCATCCTGTAACATTAAATGGAAATAGATATTCAAATCGTGTGAGTTTAATGTATTACAATGAATCGACGAATAAAATGTATTCGAGATCAGAGAGTGAAATTGTAGAAGCGGCAGGAGAATTATTAATAACTGATTTCGATCTAGAGCCTTTTACTTTGTCTTTGGCGAATTTAGATGATCCGAATAAAAAATCTTTAGTGTCTATTTATCCAAATCCGACTTCTAGAGAATTATTTATTTCTCCAAAAGATGTCACAATTTTAGATTATTCTATTTATGATTTAACGGGAAGAGAAATTAAATCATTTATTAATAAATCAGACGGAAATATTAAAATTGATGTTTCTGATTTTCTAAAAGGAATTTACATCATCAATGTAAATACAACTAAAGGAAAAGAATCAAAGAAATTAATTGTTAAATAA